The following nucleotide sequence is from Candidatus Bipolaricaulis sibiricus.
ACCGCGGACCAGATCGCGCTGCTCAGTCGCTCTCGTTGGCGGAACAGATCGATCCCCTCCTTCTCGGCGACCTCCTTGACCAATTCGGGGAGGACCGTCACCCGGCGAGGGTAGTAGAGGCGGAGTACAGACAGAATCTCGCTCTTCCCGAGCGCGGGCAAACCCTCGATCGAGATGTGCATGGGCGGTGGCTGTGGGCGGAGGAGGACTTGAACCCCCGGCTTCTCCCCCGTGAAGGGAGCGCTCTACCAACTGAGCTATCCGCCCTGCCAGACGATAGTAGCGCCCGCTTCCCCCGCTTGCAAGCGTGGTCTAGGTTTCGGTGACGTCCTCGATCGTCGCGGCCAGCGACTCACCCTCGCGGCGGCGGGTGATCTCCACCAGCCCGAGCTTCGTCACTCCAATGAGGTCAGCGGGCACGCGGTCCTTGCGCAGTTCTGCTTCGAGGAGGGAGATCACCTGTTGCGCATCGGCCTCGTTGTCCATGTCCACGAGGTCCACGATGATGATCCCCGATATCTTGCGCAGTCGGAGGATTCTGGGGATTTCCTTCGCGGCCTCGAGGTTCGTGTTGAGGATCGCCGAGTGCTGGGTGCGGTGGCGAACGTCGGAACCGGTGTTCACGTCGACAGCGGTGAGCGCCTCGGTCTCGTCCACGACGAGGAACCCCCCCGCCTTGAGCGGGATCTTGCGCTGGAGCGCCTCGCGCAGCCGTCGCTCGATGTCGTAGCGAACGAACAGGGGGACCTGGCCGCGGTACAGCCGCACGCGACGGCGAAGCTGGGGAAGACGTAGCTGATCAAGGAACTCCTGGATATCGCGCTGCTGTTCTTCATCATCCACGATGAGGGAACTCACGTTCTCCAGGAACCGGTCGCGAATCACGGTCCTGACCAGATCGAGCGGCTGGTGGAGCAGACGGGGGGGCGACGATGCCTCGGCAAGGCGTGTGATCTCTTCCCACTGGCTGCGGAGGTGGTGATAGTCCCGTTCGAGCTCTTCGCGCTCGGCTCGGAATGCGGCGGTGCGGGCAATGAGCCCTTCCCGTTCTCCTTTGAGCTCGTAGGCTATCTGGCGGAGGCGCCGCGCGGCCTCGGGGTCCCCCACCCGCCGCGAGATCCCCACGCGGTCCTCGGTTGGCAGGAACACCCAGTACCGCCCAGGCAGGCTGATCTTGGTCGTCCCCTGCGGGTTCTTCTTCCCCATGCCCTCGCGTCTGACCTGGATGAGCAACGGATCCCCAGGGCGGAGGACCTTCTGGATGGGCACGGCCTCCTTCCACGGCTCAAACCCTTTCGCCACGAGGAGCGCGTCGTTCAGCTCGTGCTCGGACAGGAAGAGGGCTTTGCGCTCCCCCACGTTCACGAACGCGGCTCCCATCCCGGGGAGAACCGTCTCCACCCGGCCCCAGTAGATGTTGCCGACCAGATTCCGCCGGGTGGGAACTGCGAAGTGGACCTCGACCAGTTCGCCGTCCTCAATGATCGCAACCCGCTGGCGGACGCCGGCAAGGGTCCGCTCCACCGTGATCAGGATGTGGTTACCCTTC
It contains:
- a CDS encoding Ribonuclease G; protein product: MDRDNHLLASSTLCRPAGGRTLKGNHILITVERTLAGVRQRVAIIEDGELVEVHFAVPTRRNLVGNIYWGRVETVLPGMGAAFVNVGERKALFLSEHELNDALLVAKGFEPWKEAVPIQKVLRPGDPLLIQVRREGMGKKNPQGTTKISLPGRYWVFLPTEDRVGISRRVGDPEAARRLRQIAYELKGEREGLIARTAAFRAEREELERDYHHLRSQWEEITRLAEASSPPRLLHQPLDLVRTVIRDRFLENVSSLIVDDEEQQRDIQEFLDQLRLPQLRRRVRLYRGQVPLFVRYDIERRLREALQRKIPLKAGGFLVVDETEALTAVDVNTGSDVRHRTQHSAILNTNLEAAKEIPRILRLRKISGIIIVDLVDMDNEADAQQVISLLEAELRKDRVPADLIGVTKLGLVEITRRREGESLAATIEDVTET